Below is a window of Xiphophorus maculatus strain JP 163 A chromosome 19, X_maculatus-5.0-male, whole genome shotgun sequence DNA.
TTAACACCTCCtaatacaagaaaaagaaaaaaaaatgactccGGCCCTCCAGacttgcagcagcagcaattcgCAAACACTTGGTCTGCTGTGCTCATTATATGAACATCATGGAGAAACACTGTTGTGACAACGTTTTGTAGGCGGAGGGTCGtgaagagtaggagcttcttaaagcgACAGAGGACAATTTCAAGGCATCGGATACAGCCGTGACCCCGCCTTCGATCCTTAGGTCATGACATCAATACTGATTTTGTTCCCATCAACTTCGACTGAAACTTCCCTGTAATTTCCCTGTAAATAAcccatccccacagcatgatgctgccaatgCTGTTTTTCTCAGTTAGCATAGCGAGTTTGGGGTGACGAACATAGTTAGCTTTCCACCACACGTAGCATTTTGCATGCAGGCTAAAGACTAACAGAACATACTATGTTTCCCTTTTATAAGTTGGAAAGTTTTCAAACAGCATGTATTCCTTCACTTTAATGGATCaccagataaaaaataatttaataaaatacatagaagtaaggtttaaatatgacaaaatgtggaaaaaaaaacctcacggggtaagaataattttgttcagAACCGTGCGTCTGTATTAGGGCGGCAACCGTCAAAGTAAAAATTTGATCCTAAATTTTTTAAGATCTCATTTAATTCCAGtttaacaaactttaatgtaatttttacttttttctccactgcatcaataaatatcagttatttCAAAATATGATTCAATGAAGTCTCTATATGCTGTTTAGTTATATAAATCGTAGTTCTTTCAGTATGTGGCGTCCTGAAGAAGCTTATTTCAAAGAGGAGCCATTTTTAGAGCAACACTTGTTTGTGGCGCTATGAATTCTGTGtcacagttacctaaaaaagaagtaatatatagttttttttaaatcatttttagcattatcacaatagtactaAAAAATAGAGAGACTGCACTCATGCTAGCATAAAACAGACCAATAAAGAACTTCCTACTAGGACATTTACCAAAGTTATGGCTgtccaacaaaaagaaatcctcaatgcaggaaaaaaacagtGCATCATATCTCTGTTTTCCCTGCATTGCAGTCTTCATCAAGCCACTGCTAAAATTCAATTTCCTTTCTTTGCTAGCataagcaacaacaacaacaacaacaaaaatcaacacAGTTGAAAAACTGGCAGCAGGCATTTCTGAGCTTGTTtgttctgattctgtttcagTGTTCACTGAGCATCCAGGTGAGGCTTTGTATTGTTGCTCACTGCAAGCAGATTTCATTCAGACCAAGCCTGGTGATATTGTGGCCCATCACAGAGCCAGGATTAACTCCCTTTTATAAGCACCCCCAAAGGctggagcttttttttcttctttttttttttaactcaaatgCCCTCTTTGTGCTTTGTTGTCATCTTTTTTGCTGTGGAAGCAAATGGTGTGAGCTAATCGCTAAGTGTCAGCCACTGAGAACCatagggaaagaaaaaaaaagtgcatacTGACTAAAAAAGGCTTAGTGTTGGATTCTACGTCAACGGGGCGTTCAGGGACACGAAGCAAACCCCTGCAGTCTCTTTGCATCCCTTTTATGCAAATTGGCAAAAGGCAGAACCAAAACATAGGGGGGGACGCTCCGGCTCTGCCGGAAGCGGGGATGAGGACGCGTCCTCGTCTCCCACAGAGGGAGACGGTCGGTGGACAGCTTAAGGCAAAGATCTGCTTCCTTATGGGAGATaagggcagagagagagagagagagagaaaaaaagacagctcTGCAAAACTCCACGTCTCACCTCCACCAAGCCTGATGAGCAGGAACAGAGGTGACTTTAAGGGGAAACATTATGACCAGTCCGTCTGCTGGGCGGCCAGGAACACATGAGCGGCAACCGTCAAGGTAAAAATTAAGACAACTAGAATAATGAGCCTTATCTGAATAATAGGAAATTTGTAtgtgtgaaacatttgaaaaagaacaGTAGcagcaatatttttaaacaggctGATGGCTGATTTCATCACTATGACGACGTGTCTGCGCTCAAGACTGATGACAACAATGGACTgcaaaaaaaaggcattttctttgcaaaatatctcaatATCAGTGACAAACGTTCAAACCTTACCAatgattctcaattggatttaggcttgaactttgactgggccattccaacGTGTCTAACCATTATTGTAAAAAGTAATGTTAATGCCTTATTGTTGTGTGCAAAGGatgtaatgtaatatttgttcATCACTGCGATCAAAGtgacagaaatgaaaactttaCATGTAATATTTTCAGACTGTTTTTGAGTGAATACAGTGGCCTGTTAAAGTATTCAGATCCCTTGAAATCTTCCTCATTGTGTCACATTAtgaccacaaacataaataaataaatcattttaattttaatgaaagaccaacacagagtGGCATACAATTGTGAAGTGGGAAGAAAATTATGCATgattttttaacaaagaaactgaaaagtgtggtgtgaaattttctttctacttcacaatttattttaccactttgtgttggtctttcacattaaataGATATTAATATCTATTTAGATattaaatagaataaattaaattaaagggCTATTGCGCCCTTTAATTGGTTGTAACGtgataaaatatggaaatgttcgaggggtgtgaatactttttcaagctGCTGTCAATGCCCAAATGTCCCAGtgaccaaaatgtgaaaagttacaAGAGACTGTTGGAAGTTAGGAGGTGAGTAAAATATGGATCTATAGCAAATATCGCTATATTGTTATAAGAATTTTGTCGTTGCATGTTTTTCTAGTATAGTGCAATGCTAAGCTAATACACTCTATTGTAGCTAGTTAGTATTTTTTGCATGGAGGTCAAAAATATTAGTCTGATCTGACCAGTCCAGTTCTAGCTATTGAAACCTTCAAGTGGGACATAAATATGTTAATAATTTCGATTTATTTTGAGGGCAATTCAGCAGTTTTACTGCAGTCATTTTGGACTagaatttaaacataaaaaagtaatttctttaaaaagctaATCTTAGAAATGTAATCTAAAAAAGGCTGATTTTACTGTCTTTTTgcaatttcattcattttcaatcgttcattttgctttttatctccTTTGACAGGTAATTATCAAGATTATCTCACAGCTACTTTGTCCAACTGcttgatttattaaatttgaatttgtgttACACGTcgtttattttgtattcattaGAATACAACTTAAACAAGTATATACTTTAGTTCTTTTTGATACGGAGTGCAGTGCCATATAAAAACCTTTTAGTAGCCGCACAGTCTTTTAATTGCTGTAATTAAACCTGTAACTTAATGCCATCTAGAGTATTTGGGTGAAAACTGACCGTGTCTTACATCAAACTGGTGATTTTTGAGTGGCTCCATACAAATGAGgagttaaaacagcaaaatataaataaataatgtgaagtAGATTCATTAATCGCTGTTATTTCTGATTAAATCCAACCATACGCATGGCAGCCCATTGACAACATGTTCAAGCTGAATACTAACAGGAAGCAGGAAACTCGTTTTATTAGATATTAAAtagaataaatgaaattaaagggCAACTACGCTGAATTACTGTTAGATTCAGACGTGCCTGTTTACAGACGCGTTAAATTTGTAAATCCATTGAATCGTTACGcgtttttaccattttaactagcaattacaattaaaatatttgcatatttacatACTAGAATGGACATAAACCCGTGTCGTTTTTTCAGCGTTCATCGCTGCTGTCAGCTGTCAGTGAGGCACTCCCTGAGCAGCTGCTAGCAGCAGAAGCTGCTAGCATGCACCGGCTGACTCActgaaataaaacctgtttaacTCCACTtgtaacattattttattatcatgtataaattattgttttgtttattcattttacaccgACGCGTCAGCACTCAGAGTGACAGCTGCTCGCTGAGTCTTACCCGCTTGCGTCAAAAAAAAATCCGGCTTGGCTTCAGCTCCGCGTCCCTGAAGAGCTACATCCATCTATGGTTGTCTGACCGGACGGATCCGTCCTGCGGCGTCCGAGTTGATGCCTGACTCGGCCGGCCTCAGAGGAGCAGAGGAGCCCGGTGACATGTTCAACACCAAAACTCGGTGTTGCCCATTTaagcagaaaatataaacacagacaatatttttatgtcatatttttaacatattgttaccttcctaattttttttttaggccaaaggcaattttgaaaaataaagaaaaataaataagtcacttcgaaaatgacttattttaaggCGATTATATGGTacttattttcaatatttcaagTAGCCTTATTATTCTCTCTGCTACTTTTATCCCACTTAAATCTTTCAGATTATCAGagattttaatattaaacaaaaaaaataaaaattaaataaagtgaacaaaaagtcaattttcacattacatattttctcattgaaaaaaaaaagctatccaaAGCAACCTGGTCATCTGGAAACTAAACCTACGTTTAGTTATTAAACTAGTTTTAGTTACTAGGtttaattaggttttttttttctatatctgGTGGTGATTCCTAAGTTGCGATTAAGGAATTGAATTTTCGTTTCTAtgcagaattattttcatttagccaCTCAAAGATTTTCCAAGCACAGTTATTACACCGCATCTCAATCTAACTcaagtttggactttgactaggccatttcacacaaattattttgcttttatgagCAAATGTGGCCTTGCAAATGTTTCTTAGATTATATTTCCTGTTACATCCCTTTCTCTATGGGATGTAACAGGATATGACATCAGTACTCGGAAATAAAAACCCCAGTCGGCCTTGGCAGATGGCTGTTTGGTTctgctggatttttcttttcgTTTCCTTAGAgaatttttttagcaataaaccTAATTTGATTGCATTGTTTTACAACTAGGATCGATTTGAATGTCTGTAATTGACTCAGAATCTATCGGTATAACTGGACTGAATTAACTTAAAGGcaaatttatcaaaataaaacattgtgatAAAGGTTCTTCTGCAAATTTACACCattcattttactgaaaatgacTTAATTATCGCTCAAACATTAATGAAACCGTAATCCTGgttattcttattttaacaTGGATTTAGGCATCCAACTCAAGCTACATTTGTCCCTTTTCCTCCGTAAATACCTCATTAAGATGAGAAGTATCAAAATCATAACTCCCATTTGCTGATGGGTGAAATACATCTGATCCAGGGAAGAAAACCAACCTCTTACATTTACATAAAGAACAAAGTACATAAGACGCTTTTACACCTGGACACAATGAAAGATTAACGAGAGCACAGCTTGGATTACctaaaaatggctgaaatgGTTGTAAAGAAAGtaagcagtttttaaataaataataaaataattatcatACCTCTCAGATATTATAGTTCAATGGCATAGGTGTCCCGATTAAGCTTTTTCACTTACGATATGATACCGATATTGTTTTGAGTATTGGCCGATACCAATATTCACCAGATATGATATCAGAACGTATCGGCCAtacttttattacttattttgtagTGTGGAATGGTAGAAAATGCTTGATCAAGTGATAGTATTCAAAAGAACAACAGTCAACAAACGACCAGTTTATTATTACCCAATAGGTCTGCTGTGGGATACAAGCGCTGCAGAACAGAAATCCTGGACCGGATTGAATCCTGGAGCGCAGAGCTTCTATCGCCAGATATAATACGATACTTTTTTGGCTGATATCGGACCAATGCCAAAATCAGATCGGAACACCGTTTAAACAATGGAGTACTAAAAATGTTCTAATAAAGACCAATAGTGGTTTGCTGATCTCTctagtgtgtttgttttacagtaGCAAACAGTTTGCTTTCCGTGTGCTGTCCCTCGATAGCTGGAGGATAACTGAATGGTACCATCAACCCAAAAATGTTGTTGCTTCAGTCCCTTTCTTTATCTGTCTGCAAATCAAGTCTGTACTCAAACAGCGTGAAGTTCAGGATTTTAGCTGTAAACTCTGGTAAGACAAACTCTCTTATCTTCGTGTAACCCATGTGTTCGTACAGTTTCTGAGCGTCAGCCTGCACCACGGACGTGTAAAGGATGACGGCAGGGAAACCTCTCTCTCGAGTGAAATCCGCCACTGTCCGACAGAGAGCCTTGGCGATGCCCATCCCCCGGTGACTGCGGCGCACCGACATGCGCTTCAGCTCCAAAAACCCGGGCGCTGTCTCGGCGGGGAGACACGCCACCGTCCCGACCACCCGACCGTCGCTTTCAGCCACCCAGAAGCACGAATTCTTCTTCTGCAGGTAGATCCCGCCGATGTTATTGAGGTCCTTCCGGAGGGTGGCCTCTATGTATTTGTTGAACATGTAGACGACCATCTGCCGGACCGCGGCCAGGACGAGCGTGACGGCCAGGACGGGCAGCAGGAAGGACTTGGAGCTGGTAATGAGGGCGCAGAACGTGACCATGAGAAACATCTGGGTCAGCGGCTGTTTCAGGACGTGGGTGAAGGACGAAGGCACGTGTTCGCTCATCCCCAAGGTGAAGAGCTCCTTGACCACCTCAGCGTCCTCATCCTGGTACTTTCTAATCTGAATGTTGGCCATGGCTCTGCTGGTCAGTGAAATTAacgaaataaaaaaaggtaaaaatgtgaAGAGATTGTGAATAACTTGTATACTGCAAactatttgattaaaaacacaaacattttctcaagaTAATGTCTACGCCTTCTTTTAAAGTTGAGTTCAGGTCTCTGGGTCATACTACAATACATCTAATTAAGCTGCATAACCATAAAACTGTATAACTTGAAATTGCAAAAATCACTTAatggaaaaactaaattttttatAAGAGCCTTTTTTAATGTATCGAAATGGACGCATTTCGCAAAACTGCCATGAAAACACTTATTTCATGTCACACGAGTCACGTAGTcgacagccggatgttactcctggcgaaaacaacaaaaaagacaacagaaagtAGTAGGAGGAGGTTGACTGTtcgtttgttgtttttgtgcagagCCCTCACAGCATCGCGTATCGATAAACAGTTGTGTGTCATTCAAACTTATTGAATCCATCCATCTGTACCGTgaactacaatttccccaaaacgcagCACAGTAGCTGTTCCCCAAGTGCCGTTCAAATGCCTGAATAAAATGCCGATTTCTCCTCTCATGGCTGAATTGTAAATATATGTCACGTGGCATCCGTCTGACATGACTTTTAATGAGTTATTTCGTGAAAAAGcttgttcatgtgtgattttaatttgcaaaattgtgaggggtttttttttctcgacGAGCAGAATATAGATATTTGCGCACAATTGTAATTTACACAGTTTACGGTGGAGATTACGTTTGAAAAACTAATATAAAATATAGCATAACTGAACTGGAAGGAAGATTATAAAGTTTGCAAACctattaacaaataaaacaatgaaaaatgtggCGTTTGTATTCAGTCCCCCTTGAACACTTTATTCCAAGTTTGTCCTTTTGGCAAACCTCAAATGAGACTAAACTGAATGCTTCAGTCTGCCTGTCAATTCAGATAAATGGTCAGCAACCTTTACTACTCTAAGAGCCATTTTTGCCTTAGGCCTGGCTAATCAACCGTTGAGCTGCAACAGCAACATGACTCTTTTAGAAATAGCTTGCTTTTAGAAGACCTATTATTGGAAAGCTGGttaggtttttaaaatgagaactatttaaaatttttttcaatGGGACATTCAATTTTTACACAggatgtaaaaatgttaaacggTCACAGTTTGCAacctattaaaaaatattacttcttAAACATTATATTCTTTATTTGTGTCACTTTGCATAAAAGATTTGTACACGTATCCTTTTCCTTCTACGacactgtatttatttgcaaaatcaATTATCCAGTTGACAAAACATACAATGGGTCGCTGTTAGATTATAAACCAGTTTGACCTTTAACCACCCTGACCTCAAATACATGCCCTACATGACTGAAGGGCATGTGGTTTATTTGAGGTCTGTTATGCTTCATAACAGTGACCGTAGCTAGCTGGTAAAATCCTTGCAGGCCATTTAACGTGCAAATAAAGAAGTCAGCACTGAGTCCGTTATTAAAACGGTAATAAATCTGAGCTCCGTTAACGACTGATGACAACAGACTGGCTAAGAGATGCTAACATTCTTCCTACACTCACAGAGCTAAGAAGGATTTGACACCAAGGCTCTATGGGATTCTGCAGcggacaaaaaaacaaacaaataaacacaacttcCTTACCTTATATTAATacataatattaatataattaatattaatatagtATTCAGATGAGATGAAAACAGAGACTGCTTCTTTCTGTTGTTAAAACCTCCTCAAGGATTCCGCTGCATACCTACTTCCTCTTCTACCAATCCCACTTCAGTTCAATAATGGTGCATTCAGCGGTACTCGGAAAAACGAATACAGAAAAAGTTGCTTTGCATTtatcttatttctttttatatagaCTGTTATTCTGCTCTCTATATGAATGTTGCCTGGAGGATTTTGAAAGCTTCCCGGCGttcctacaaaaataaaataattcagaaagtGTTTTCGCCCTGCTGTCTGTAAACACTGCGGCAAGTCCGAGGCGCTTTGAACGTAGCACGTGGAACTTCCTTCTGTGCTTCTGATTGTTGATGGCGCATTCTCTGATAACTCGGAATATTCGATGTTCAGATGGGTCAAGCAGCGTTCAAGTTGTTTCACCTTGGTGAAACTTCACACATTTCGACCCAGAAAGTGCGCTGGTGACTTCTGACAACAAACgggttttaaatattaaacggGCAAAAGAGTTGAATCAGTTCCTTAACCGGTTTGACTTCCCAGTTCCTAGTTACAGCCCTTCTTCCCACACATTGAACGGTGCTGTCTCCTTTTCTCTTCACCTCCTACACCGGGGACTTTAAGTACCGCACTGTTCCAAACCGTGCCATCTGCAAAAGTACTCAGATGATGAGGTGTGTGGAAGGGGCCCAGCAGCCCAGAAGTGCTAAAGAACGCTGCAGCAAATCCTTTCTGTCTGAGACTATCAGACTGTATAATTCATACAAAGTCTCTAGAGTTGtaagttttaaatgttgattatttttttaatgtaccgAGCAATACGTGTGTCCTTAGGACTGTCATTATATGCTCACTGTTATTTATTATTGGTTTTATTGTGTGCAATGCTGGGACAAACTAAATTTTCCCCCTTTAGGGGACcaataaagtattattattataattattatagaATAAATTTTACACCTGTAAATGAcacttttacattaaattaccTTAAACCGCACCAAACACCAAAGACTGGCTCGTTAATGAATCCCAGAGCCGAGGCCCCGTGGTTTTCCTTATTTGATTTAAGTCAGTTTATTTGCAGGTTTCTGCAGAACTTGGTGACAAGTTAAAGTGATGACCATGCAGAATATTTGTACATTATTTTCAATGAAAAACTGCTCACCCCACACACGGTCCAGATCCTCCCCAGGCACCTGCACACACTCGCGTCAACAACCAGAAGCCACCACACCCATATATGGCAGCACCACAGAGTAAATCaccagaaaaagagaaaaatggctTCCTTACGTGATTATTGTTTACcgacatttttaaatacatagatTAAGAACTCAACAACGGTAGGGGAAATCATGCTGTGTAATGGACGTTGTTTAGATAGTAACCGCGGAAAAACCTGccacaaaaaaagatgaaacaaacTAAGTACAAAGACGCTTTAAAGAGTTTGTCGGTTTCACTAGCTTTATTTCTCTTCCTCTAAATCAAGTCTGTACTCAATCAGAGTGAAGTTGATGATTTTCGCAAAAAACTCTGGTATAGGAAACTGCCTCATCTTCTTATAACCCATGTGTTCATACAGTTTTTGAGCGTCGGTAGCGACCATAGACGTGTAAAGGATGACGGCAGGGAAACCTCTCTCCCTAGTGAAATCCGCCACTGTCCGACACAGACTCTTAGCGATTCCCTTCCCTCGGTGACTGCGCCGCACCGACATGCGCTTCAGCTCCAAAAACTCGGGCATATTCTCGGCAGGGAGACACGCCACCGTCCCGACCACCTGACCGTCGCTTTCAGCCACCCAGAAGCACGAATTATTCTTCCGCAGGTAGGTCTCGCTGATGTCATTGAGGTCATTCTTCAAAGACGCGTCTATGTATTGGTTGAACATGTAGACGATCATCTGCCGGACTCCGGCCAGGAGGAGGGTGACGGCCAGGACGGGCAGCAGGAAGGACTGGGAGCTGGTAATGAGGGCGCAGAACGTGACCATGAGGAACATCTGGGTCAGCGGCTGTTTCAGGACGTGCACGAAGGACGAAGGCAAGTGCTCATTCATCCCTGAGGTGAAGAGCTCCTTTACGGTTTCAGAGTCCTCATGCCGGTACTTTCGGATCTGAATGTTGGCCATGGCTCAGCTGGTCCTGAAAAGCAGAAaggcaaaaatgttaaaagtggtAAACTAGATGAATTGTAATTGCACGTGGGGCACCCCACGGTTTCATCCTGGGCCCCCTCCTGTTTAATATCTACATGATCCTGCTAGCTCATAAAATAGCAAGTAATAaaattagctaccataactacaCATGAACACAGCTCTGCATTACGATGCCAGGTGACCATGAACCCATTCGAACACAGAGTAGAGGCACAGAACAAATGAATGCATGGATGTACCATAACTGCCTttagctgaacagaaacaaaactgaagttattatctttggacctaaagaggaacgatctagagtcagcacacagcttcatttattacagctagaaactacTGATCAGACCCAAAATCTGGGCGTAGTGATGGAccctgacctgaaccttcagagacacataaagacagctACAAAGTCGGCCTTTGTAACCTTAAAGGGCTAAAGTTGCTGTtcgtgttctcactaaaactaggAAGCTAGCTCACATCAACCCAGGTCTGTAGTCCTTTCATTGGCTCCCtgtagaaaataaacttttaaatacttCTGTTGgcttataaatcactgaatggcttagcaccacaacacATTCAAGACCTGTTGTTGTcgcatcaaccttccagaaggtctgcatccccagaaccagaaccaaacgcaGAGAAGAAGCATTCAGTTCGTAGCGAAGGGAAACTGCAATGACTTTCTCTCAGCCAGCCGACAGCTAATGCACAGCAACAAGTGGGGAGGGGCAAAGCTCCCTTCACCTACGCATCAGACCATAAAAAACTTGAACTAGCAGCAAAAAACCTGACGGACCACAAACTACCTGCCTGAAAATATGCTTACTGTAAACACACTTCTGGCGAGAGTTTGGCTGTCATCTCTCAAggtaacaaaaacaactttttatttccaaccagctgttggaaaaaaacttatgaaaataaaagttactacAAGGCAgtaaatgcacttttttttaactgcgTGATAGCTTagttatttaatttcttataaCATGGGATTAAAATTGGTCAAAGCTTTAGGTTTGTACATTCTAGCATTTACATTAACATGGTGTGTTGCTACAGAGCCAGAGGTCAACAGAAATCAAAACTTTTCCCTTGCAATCATATATACAGTGTCATCATCATCTCGAATGTAGAGAATTGAATAAATttactttgttgctttttgacCAGAAGTGACCATATAACGTCACTGTGTGATGAACGATGAGagtaaaatgatttaaacataGAAACTGAAATCGCATTTTACCCATAATGACCTCCAGCAACATCCCTCGCTCTGATCACATGAGAAGAGGTCGTGATGGTTTCTAACCAGATTTTTAGCAAACTAGTCAAAAACAAGTTAACTTTCCGCGTAAATTCGTGTAATCCTCATAAAACCACGAGTCAGATTATGCACTCGGCTTTTCCTTTAAGAAATGACAACAGTCAGAATAGCTCACAGTAGCCAGCATCAATGCTAACCCAGAAGCTGCGACGTCGTTGTGAGGTTTAGAGGAGCGATAAAAGCAACAAAGGAAGATAACACAAGGTACCTGCTTTTGTGGTGATGCCCAAATATGGTGTTTAAAGTCTCTTGCAGCCGAAGTCTGCTCCAAGTGACCTGCGCGCTTCCACAGACAGAGAAGTGGACTTTCCGGATCTTACGTCAACGGGGGAGCCATGTTGTGAGTGGCACAAAAAGCGGTACAAACTGTTGGGTTTTGTTCCGGAGTTTAGGTCAAGCTGTGGGACTATCTGGTGTTTCTAATGTTCCGTGTTTTATCATTGTcgtaaataaactttaaaaaaaatacgcgtcgttcaaaaaatgtattctacataaagaaaagtacaaataaCCCCTAAATTAGAACTTTAACTAAACAGGCATTGCTGTTTGCGCCTTAAGTTATTCATATAAagcagtaataaatattttttttcacatccattccttccattttcttttgacaaaattaactaaatacattttaagttttgtaACTACAACCAAATTTAACCAGACATTTTTGGTATTCCAGGAGTAGAAACCTTAGTGTCATCTgcaattttgcttttaaggTTTGATTTGCACACATCTGACATGATGGGGTTACCATGAATGTCATTACCTTCTGTCTCACTTAATGCCACAGTGGCTATGCTGCGTATTAGGACCTTTGCTTCCTCCAAAGATTGCAACTTGACCAGCTGTGCCACTGAACGCACGTAGAAGTCTTTCACCCGATGAGGTTTTTTCCTCAAACAATCCCACTGGGAAATCATTTTGATCAGGTGTGCCACATCCACTCGGATGAAGCATGGGGGTAGTTCGCTGCATTTGTTTTA
It encodes the following:
- the LOC102222280 gene encoding probable N-acetyltransferase camello, with the translated sequence MANIQIRKYQDEDAEVVKELFTLGMSEHVPSSFTHVLKQPLTQMFLMVTFCALITSSKSFLLPVLAVTLVLAAVRQMVVYMFNKYIEATLRKDLNNIGGIYLQKKNSCFWVAESDGRVVGTVACLPAETAPGFLELKRMSVRRSHRGMGIAKALCRTVADFTRERGFPAVILYTSVVQADAQKLYEHMGYTKIREFVLPEFTAKILNFTLFEYRLDLQTDKERD
- the LOC102216856 gene encoding probable N-acetyltransferase camello yields the protein MANIQIRKYRHEDSETVKELFTSGMNEHLPSSFVHVLKQPLTQMFLMVTFCALITSSQSFLLPVLAVTLLLAGVRQMIVYMFNQYIDASLKNDLNDISETYLRKNNSCFWVAESDGQVVGTVACLPAENMPEFLELKRMSVRRSHRGKGIAKSLCRTVADFTRERGFPAVILYTSMVATDAQKLYEHMGYKKMRQFPIPEFFAKIINFTLIEYRLDLEEEK